The following nucleotide sequence is from Pagrus major chromosome 16, Pma_NU_1.0.
TCACGTCGGGCTGGCGTCACAGTCCAGTCGGAGATGGTGATCATCTACAAAAAACCCCCAAGGCTTTTAAAATTCAGGATGGACTGCAAGGGCACATGATCACACATTGATAGGGAGGGGGGGATTTACAACAGTAATTCATCGTTGGTGAGGCTCCATAAGACATCCAGTCCAGTAATATCAAGATGCCTCAACAATCTAAGTCTTCTAAAATAGTGTCCTTGTTCAAGGTAATAATCCACAAGCGCTGTGTCctttcagaaaaaacaaaaatggagtGGACTCCAGAAGATccaaaaaaaagagggggggaaagaagttaaatacataaaaaaaacacaactcagTACACgagtttgtgtgtgattatgcaaaaataacaaaacaacaaatatctGGACAAGATTCTTCTGAGAGAGATCCTTTGagaaaaatgttgtctttgctcAATCAGTATTTCCTCTGTGTTCGGATAAACAGTCTGTTGAatcaacattcaaacacacgTCCTCTGGgagtcattcacacacacacacacacacacacacacacacacacacacacacacacacacacacacacactctctctcaaccacacacacacacacacacacacactctctctcttacacagcCAATTACACATGCAATGTGGATTCTGAATGATGGACTCTCCGCATCAGATCAGCCCCCTCCGCTTCTTGTAGTCCTCCAGGTTTAGGGACCTGCGGGGGGCGCCGTCCTTCACCGGCAGCGCGTTGGAGCTCACGGACAGAGATTTTGCCTCTGCGGAacgagagagaaaataattctACCTGTTTCTAAAGTCCTGCGGTTTTAACATTAACGACCGCCTTTGCACTGCAGGCTGAGGGAGTATAAATAAGACATTGGAAAAATCATCTTACCTGCATTGGGAACCTGTAGGTCAATCTTAACGTCAAAATCGTGGACTTTGAACAAGTCCTCTGAGAGGTCAGTGGTTGGCTTGGGAACATCTTTGTCTTTTGGGTTTGGTTGACCCTATAAtataacagagaaaagaaatagaaGTTTAGATACttgaaattaaagaaaatgtacttcTGCAAAAGTAGAGAGTTTTTCTCTGCTTGGCTTTTGCAATTTTTCCTTACATAAAGTCAGatttagttgattttttttgtcaaaaatgcattttaagcACATAATCATTGAAATTCGAGTTGTGTAATATCAGCTGAGGCCTTGAATGTCTTGTTGCCCATCAAGCCAAAAAAAGTCTGCTTTTACAGTACTACAATGTTGACTGTGGCCCActctttcagaaaatgtatCTGCCAAAAAATTGGCTAAATAAAATTTTAAGAGTCCCTCTTCTGATGACTCAAGAGCAGAcaaaaataacagcagcagcacggcAATGGAGCAAAAAGCTCACAGTTTCCTGTTTGCATGACATATGGCTTGGAACAGGATTACAACCAGGATTTTGGCAAACAAATGAAAGTGAAGTAATGACTTCAGCGTTCACTCTCCAACCATCTTTTATATGAAAACACTGGGAGTGCCTCTTAGTATTCGTCTACTCACCAGTTTGTTCTTGTCTCCACCAGAAGGATCTCCTGCCGACCCAGAGCCGTACTTCTGGTTCAAGTGAGCAAGAATAGCTGCGTGGACTGACGGGTCTCTGGCCTGCAGGAATAAAATGAGCAGGACAGGTTCACAAAATTAGATTCAGCAGTGTTCATTAAACTGTTCATATAGAAAATGTTAGAAATAATAAGAGAAATCTTACATTAGACACCATGGTGGGTTTACACTGTCTTCGTGTGAAAGGATCCATTTGTTGGTTTTTGGCATTTTGTCCTTCAGCctgtgtgaaaataaataagcaaataaatatCTGGATATCTTGAACAGACACTGATGAATTAAAATAAccacagttttcattttaattataacAGCGCCaatatatgaaataataataataatatgtatgaAGGTGGTGTTTTGAAACTTACCACAAGAGCTTTCTCAGACTCAACAATGTTCCAGCTTCTGTTCCTCTGATTGATGTAGcttcacaacaaacaaaaaaaaaagcatttcagaGTCATGTCTTAAAACCCAATCAGCTCCAGAACAAAGACTAATTTTTATAAACGACtgaatattaaaaatatcaCATGAAACAATCCTCAGGattattttgtattgttgtgGAAATGTACTTCCCAgcgacctgtaatgttttcaatCAGTGATAGAAAGAAATACACCACTGCTGATCGAAAACATTTGACGTAAGCTTTTGCAGCAATGCAAACTCTTTTCAGCAGAATTTTAACTGCCCAGTTAAAACAAACTCTGGACTCTTAGTATCTGAAGCCAGGAAGTCTTTCCCCAGTTTTATTACAAAGAGCCACTCCAGTGAGacttaaaagtgtttttaactGCAGCTTGTGTACCTGATGGCAGAGATGTTCTTGGTCCTCTGTCTGTCAAGTGCTTCTGCCCTCTCCTCAAGCTCGTTCAGCTCATCCTGGATCACTTTTGCTTTATCGCCGTCTCCACTCTCCTCTGCCATGGCcttcagtcaaaacaaataaaaatgaggaAGTAGGAAGCTGATAGCCACAAACAGATGATACATCTGTGCACAGTGCAGTTGCTTTCAGCGTGTacgtttaatttgttttctttgggaTACTTGTTAATAAATTATGTGgattatattaaaatgtaaaaggcTGCTAAGATCATTATGAGCAAACTAGATTTTCTACATATCATATTTCACGGACGTAAAAGCAAGTTATTTTCCTTTACCTTATCTTTGAGTAACTGCGTCTTCTTCATGGCATAATTTGGGGGGGCTTTTCGGAATCGGTCCTTCTCTTTAACAATCTGCAGCgagtaaagacaaaaaaaacatgtaaggTGCCACTGAATAAGGCATGAAACCAAATTAATCATTTACCATCCAGAGACAGACTCACATCCTCTATGTCTTTGTCATTGAACTTATAgttcagagcttctttgatcGACTGCTCCTTTTTGGTGATTTCGTCAAGAGTCGGTACCTGCATTGAAGCGACGATCATCTAGAGAGAAAAGACATCAACACACAAAACCTGAAGTTGTACCATCTATGACGGCTCCTCATGTATGTCTTGAAGAGGTTCCTACTGAAACTGATGTtacaaataacatatttttgCTCTTTCAAGCAGACTTACCGCCTCTTTCCACTTCATGAACTCGCTTTCTGTAAACTCCTGATTTGATACAAACTCAAGCCGGAATACCCGCGTGTCACCGCCATGCCTGAGGAAGATACACAattaaaaaagtcacatttttggTAAGCAGGAACAATGGAAGAGAAGGTCCTGATTCTTGATCATTTGCGTTAGATGGTTAGTGCAGATTTTTTGAAGTGAGGTTTTTCTGAGGTGTTTATCCAGCACGCTTCCAGTTTGGAGAAGCAGACAAGAGCTAAACAACATACTGCTGCAGACGGGGCAGaaccaaaatgtattttagccacctaaatCATATCAGTTGTAGCGCATCTTAATGTTTGTTTGGATTCAAACTaaccctttaaaaaaacaaagtcacacaataacacaaactaCCCAACCGATTTaggcagcagcagaccagcAAATCCAATGTTCTGCAAGCAGAATTACTGTTTGTACTGTTGGCTTCAATTCCCTGTCAGAAAGGGCTTTCTGATGGCCAGTTAAAGCGGTgaaaatattatattacataGCTTCCTTCACTCCTGCTACCTCTTCAAACTGGGGTGTGTCGACTGAGGaaaagtacctcatacaaccccactttaaaaaatctaatctaatctaactAACCTTTTATTATGTATAAAGTGACTGTAAAAGTAGACCTACCTTAACTGTAATCCCTTGTTTGTTCGTGTTGATCCAAGCTGGTAAACCTTGGCTGTCTCTACGACATCCACAATTTCAGCAACCTTTCAACAACAAGAGAGGACAAAAACTTCATAAATCAGCTTTTAATTTCTACTGAGTCTCAGCTCTTCATTATCACCATTATACGAGAGCACATTGCTGTTGAATATTAAAAACTGCACAAGAAATGTTACCTAGAAGCCAAGCTTACCCTATAAACTGGTTTACTACTGTTGTTTCCAATTCCTATCCTCACAAAGCAGCCAGTCACAGTCTTAGCAAAGAAGGGCATGTGGCACCAGCGCTCCAGCTTGTGTCTGGACAGGCGGACCCGGTTGAGCTCATCTGGTAGTGAAACAGGCTGTGACTTCGGTGgggtttcttcttttctgttggCAGAACACAGTTAAGACGTTACTTTAAATCAAAAGAGAATAGAGTGGTCCTGAGCTGAAGCTTAAAAGACTTGGAGCAGATTCAGACTTACTCGTCATCATCATAAGATGACGAACGCGAACTGCGGTCACTTTTGACTGACGACTtgtcatcatcttcctcctcttcctcctcatcgtcAGAGTAAACCTCGCTTGTCTTCAGAGGCTGGCGTTTGGCCAGAAGCTCCGCTGCTCAACAAAGAGATGAAACGTCAGCAGCTGGATCTGATTGAATTGTCACAAAAATCACGTCATAAAGAGGTAAAAGTCACACccacctgttttgtttttcttcttctcacgTTCAGCCTTTAGTTCTTCCATGGCCTGGGACTTTTTGTCAAGTTTTTCGTCACGCTTGGATCGTCGCTCCTTGTTGTGTGACATGAcctggaaataaaagaaaaagcaagaaCAACGCAATCAATACGCATAAATAGACAAAATATGTGAAACATCAggcaaaacactgacaaaagaGTGCAGAGGTAATGATGTACTAATATTTCTTCTTTATGCTGATTTGTTAAGAAAAACTTTCAAACTCCGACATGATTCTCACAGTGACACATTTCAATACTACAATATCTAATACTGTTTAAAACGTCCCTGAACTCACCACTTGTGTGTCTTGAACCTGAGATAACTTCCGTTTTTCTTGctcttcctcctgcttctttttcttctcctctttctccttcttcttcgcCGTCTTCAGCTTCTTCTTAATTTCAAAactgtcaacacaaacaaacatagtCTTGAATagatacaaagacacacagcaacGATAAAATGCAACACTGTCTTATACATAAATGTCTTCTCACTTTTCTAGCAAATATGTTGCGGACGCATTAgggaaatttgagaaaaagcaACACCAATGCTCCTTGTAAGTACATTTCACTcgttatttttttctcttcacgtGGCCTACAGTACTCACCGTCTCTTCAGCACCTCTCTCTTCTCAATTCTGTTAAACAACTCttgctccctctccttctctgtcatcTGCTCCAGACGAGCTCTGTCCTCCGCATCTCCCATCAAGTCGTCATCGTAACCATCCCTGAACACCTCGTCCTCGGAGGAGTCTGAGTCGGAGCTGGAGGACGAACTGTTGCTCTCTGAATCAGACACCTCACCTAAAGATTAAGAACAATTCATTGGCACAAGCAGCAAACGTTCAGCTGAGTTCAGTTCTTATGCAGATTGcagtaacacaaacaaaagactACAGGGTCCTCATCAGTATTAGCCACATTTAACCTGACCAGATTGACACCAATTGCAAACAAAAAGTTAGCAAGTGGCTGAAATGGAAGTGACGTCGAACTACTTTAAAACAGGAAAGTGAAGGTAGCCTGACAGCTACTTATAGTTAAGGTGGCCAAGTTTCATAATATGGCAGTAGTAACTTTTTTCGTCATGACTAATATAATAAGACACAAATGTAAAGTACAGACTGAAGGtgatttaaatgacattttctagAGTTATTTTAGATTTTGCAAAGCTACTTTTATGTagctgtttgtttactttgtaaaattaattaaagagaCGCAGGCTGATTTTCTTTCCAAGCACATCTTAATCATCTTGGACGCTTTAACTGGATTTTGACCAGATTTCCAGAGTGggttgaggacaaaacaagacgtttGAGGACATCATCGTGGGAAAGtcttttttaccattttctccATATAGAATAGATATAAgtaactaatcgattaatcgagaaaacaATCGTCAGAgtaatcgacaatgaaaataatggtgTGTTGCAGCCCTGGGTTTTCCACTATCCTATTAATCTAGTGTGTAGCAGAACAATctggcacaaacaaacaaacaacagcttaGATGCTTCACTGAGTGCCAGTCGGGATAAAGGAGATGAGTGAGTGAGTCACCTAATCTCAGCCACCTGAAATACCTGTGGACATCTCACCCTGGATGATGTCTGTAATCTAGACCTGTGTAAAATGCCATTAACTCGAGGACGTGTAGGTCAGTTTTGGGGTGAAATTTAGGTGTTGACATCTGCACAACCGCAACCACAACAAGTTCCTTCCAttttcaccacaaacactgaagacatACCCTCCTCTGGTGCGCTGCTCTCTGCTGAGCTGTCTCCATCTGAGCTGCCAGACGCCGTTGCTTTATTAACCTTCTTCTTTGTGGCGTTTTTCTTCTCAGACCCTTTCCCTTGCTTAACCTTCTTTTTGCCTTTGGTGCCACCCACAGTCCACTAgacaaaaggagggaaaaaagggtTTCGGTTATTAAATAGTTGCAACTGACAGAGAACACTGGACTTCAATGTGCTtgaaaatagattaaaaaaatctgtcgTACCTCATCATCACTATCGGATGTCTCAGAGTCTGTAGAAGCTGCAGGTTTGCTGACCGGCTCTTCCTGCTCACCCGAATCGACCCTCTTCCTCTTCGCCAAGGACAAGAGCTCCTGGAAAAGAGAACAACGTGATGTGTTTCAGAAAGAGCACCCAGTAAAATCATAATCTTGTAAAGTGTTAAAGGCGGGAAAATGCCTCCTGCAAGTGTATCATTGCTAATCGTATCCGATTTGGGTGATCTAAATCCAAGTGGACATCTCTAAATGCAGGTGTAAATAAACGCAAACCATGTGGAGGATGTATTTGGATCAAAATTTTCAAGCTACATTTCAAGGTGAGAAGCATATGTCAGTATATAGAGTTACGGTGCCCCTGATTATATTCAAGGACTGACTTATCCACTCTTCATTTGCATATAGCAGGAACATTTTccaacacacagctgttttgCCAGGCATGGGTTTGAAAGCTTACTGTCGAGCTGAGTGGGCAGgagcaaatgtgtattttggttATGCAGTGGTCAGTTTCCCCACAGGTAAAATAACATGTGAGCAAGGAAGCAAAATCCTGTCACAAGTAGTCATCAAAACACATTCTGATGGAAGGCGTGAGCAGCAATTTGTGGATTGCAACTGGATTTATGCAGAACTTTGCTGAATGCGTGTAAACAGGACCATGCAGAGGCAAGAGTGTAAGGCTAAATAACAAAACCCTGAAAGTGTACGTGCACAAAGCTGAGCTGCGTCTCTGTTGCAGGAATGTGGAAAAGCTGAAATCCGTAGAAAAGGCCTCACAGTCGAGGTAAACTGTATGGATTAGGGAAACCAACCAatgctgatgttttttgttgttattgtgtttttgttgatattcCCTCCCATTTCTGCCCAGGAAACCGAGAAAccatgtaataataaaaataactgacTTGCTTTAAAGTAATTCAGCCCCTCATTAAACTATCTttgaaagagcaaaaaaaaaacttgaactgAAAAGATTCAGTTTTAGGAAACGTAACTGCTTCAAAGGTCTTTTTGGCCGAATACACAACTACCTACTCAATGATAACAATTCAGTACATACGCACATTAATGTGCCAGTGCACAATTGATGCCGCACAACAGATTAACAAATGCCATCTTATTTGCAGATAGGCCGCTGACAGTCAGCAAGGGGCGAATATCAGTCGATACCAACTACCAATAGTTACAATATCGGTGCAGATAACGATGTGATCAACTCCTAATAAATAGTTTCTTAGCCTTTGTCGTTCAGAGGTTTTATCATTGGTCACATGATGATTTCAATGTGTTGTACTGAGGCTTGCAGacttaaaatgtgtgaaaaaggaAGTACTCGTACATGTACTCTTCCTCAAACTCATCTCCAGTAGTTAAATGCACTGCACTGAACAGCTTATATAAAAAACCTACAGATGATTTGAGCTTACTGAACTCATCAGTGTTGCACTACTTGTGTCTGAGCACAGTGTACTGTCAGGTAACGTGCATGGAGGGTTACCAGTGATCTAAAACGACTGAAGCAGTAGTCCTGCACGGCTCTTCGGACTGACAGGGAGAGCTCTTCACTCAGTTTGCCAGGGCTTGTTTGACAACAACACCGAAATAGACCTACGGCCCTGCGCCCATGACGTCATTCAGGAGATAAGGTTCTTCCAGCTAAATCAAGTGCGACTCCAGCACGGCTCCAGTCTGTGCAAACATGTCCCGTTGTTGTCAGTCTGAAAGCTAACAAtgcatttccccccccccccccccaacagtGCACGGCTGTAGTCAAGCAGCGTATACTCGAAACCAACAACAGGCCCGTAGCGCggtttttttttctcgttgCAACATAATACTGCAAGATTGCTCGCGTTGAGTACATCTCTCGGAATGTAACCTCAACGTTAGCATACCTTAGCTGCCTCATGCTAAGACACCGTTTTCTGCACAGCCTCATACACTTCCGTCGGTGTTgaacacccccccccccacaaacATTTGAGAAAAACCCAGCAATTTATTTGACTTCAAGGACGTCGTGTTTACTGAGAAAGGAAGCAGCGGCTGTAAATAAGATGGGCCCCACTCAGCTTGTTCAAGCGAGGCCAAACACAGCAGCGCAGTCAAGTTAGCATACATTAGCTTCACCCTCAAAGTGTTGACAACTTAATAGGCGATTTTGGTGGaaacaaattaagaaaaatgCGCACCTACCTGATCTAAATTATCGTCACTAGCACTGTCTTCGGAGTCAGAGTCAATTACGACCCGACCTTTCCGTTTCTTTACATTCACCATGattagctgcacggctaacctGCTAGCTACCTCTGTGTCGTCTAAATGTTTGAGGCTAGCCGCTGCTGCTACCTAGCTAGTCGGCTCTGCAGTCAACCACACAAAGGCACTACTGCGCATGCGCGCTCGCACTGATTTCATAGTTACCGCTGGGTTTTATATCTTTGTCAATAAAATTTAATTCTTATTTGCACGTGCGcttattataatttttattaCTGGAGTTTAGATGAAGAAAATTAAACAGCCAGTCTGCGAGAACATTGATGTTTAGCTGAAACGGAACTACACATCGACAGTGACTGTGTCGGTCAGGACAAATATCTTTGGTGCACCGGGGCTGCATTCACGGTCCACGGGAATTTAAccttttaatgttgtaaatCTGTTCTCCCATGTGTTTGGCTTGCTGAATGTACGCTGAACGCAGCACGAAGTGCTTCCGCCGGGTCTCCCGTGTAGATCCGGACAACCTTGAGTGTGTAATGAGTGCTACACGACCAGTTTGTGAATTGTTTAACTCCATAATAGTGTTTAAAAGAGATATCTTGATGGTTTAGTCCAACTGAACCAAGAAGTCGGTGACATATCCATCCTTGTCTTTCTGGTGCAGCATGGTCAGAGTAAGTAGAGACAGATTATGCTAACCGTGTTCACTGTCACATTGCATGTTGGGTCTACTGAATCCTGAACACCAGCTGGTCACAGttatttatgtaaaaatgtaaatgttcttAAAATGCAGTCTGAAAAATGGCTGTAACATTGATTGTGTAACTGCCATGCATGGAGATCAGGAAAGCAAATGGTTTGCACTTCTTTAGATgtgatttttaaaggtgcaatatgcaagaattggcCATCTGTCAAATTgatacttaaaacaaatagggggcagcatatcactagattACTTGCTAACTGTAggtgctgttagctagttagctcagtcagcgGTGCAGCTACACCAAACAATACATAGCCATCATAACATCCAAGCTGTTAcgtctttacattctgttgattatttgtttgttagcttttggatgttttcaacaaaacaaatcttacatatggcacctttaacAATTAATGAAGTAACACTACTGGAACAGACTTACAGCGATCAGTCGTCCCGTGTTTAGCACAAAAGACACATGGATAGTAATTGGCACACAGTCCTATATTTCAAGAGGATGGTGGTGACAAAAAGACATCACACAAGTTAGATAGGCTTCCTAGATAGTTTTATTAGACCAAATGATAATGTAAAGAGTAAAAACTGTACATGTTAATCACAACCTGTCAAGCCAGTCAAATTAGATTGTCTTCTTGTAACTTAAGGGAATTTGATCATCCATTACCACCCTGTAACTCGAGTATAATGACACCACTTTTCTGTGTGATATATCCCAGCAGTGAACTGTCCGTGCCATCACTGAAATGTCTCTGCCAAAGATCACACGTCTCCCCTCAGCGAGGCTGCTGGGCTCCATCCAGCACCACTgccagcagctgctcctccCCTCCATCACTCCTGTCACTGTACCCAGAAGAGCTATGATTCAGGGTCAATACAGACGACCCGGCGAGCCCAAAGAAGACAAGTTTCCATGGCAGAAGATTAACTTCAGCCTCTCAAAGGGTTTGGAGGGGATAAAGAGGAATTTCGCACTGTTGAAAAAGGAGTTTTCCGACCGCTGGGTTGGTCCAGAAGGCAAACCCTTCCACGAGCACATGTTGGAGCAGACCAGGGTGATATGGGAGTTCAGAGGTCCAGAGTGCCTGGAGCAGTGGACGGTGTCCTCAGATCGTGAGATCGGAGGACAAAGTGAAGCTTATTTGAAGCTTGGCAGAAACAATAATACCCTTTTTTTGTACGGGTCTCTGAACTCTACTCCTCCAAGAGATGGAGAAACACGCTACAGTGGCTACTGCACCATGCGCTCAAAGCAAGCACTGGTTAGTGCCAtcactttattttcctttctgaAGTTCATGGAAACATTGTTGTTACTGTAATAGTATCCAGAGACACTGAGGATTTTTCTCTGGAAATTGCTTGACCCTATTCACCTGTGGTGTCTCCCCTTGAATTCACATTGGTGGCAGTTGTATGCTAACTACTGCTGCGCTAACAGTCAACCTCCAAACCTTTTGTGTCTCCTAGGCTTCCTTTGATAGAAAAAAGCACTACGACTGGACCAATTTCAACACCCTGCATTTGCGTGTGCGTGGCGATGGCCGTCCCTGGATGATCAACGTTGCAGCAGAAACGTACTTCTCTCACATGAAAGATGACATATACTCGTATTTCCTGTACACCAGGGGAGGACCCTACTGGCAGGATGTCAAGGTAAAAGTAGAGGTCTTTCAAGAATAAGCTCCATGATATATGTTGTTATACCAGAAGAAACATCACAGAATATGGAGAACATTGTTAACGCATTTCCTGCACTTGTAATTTTAGGAATAACTGCTTAATATTTGATGTTTGTAAGTGGTCATTCTAATGCTCAGGTGTTACTCATTTACAGATACCTTTCTCCAAGTTCTTCCTTACACATCGTGGGAGGATACAAGATGATCAGCATCCTCTCTGGCTGGACAAGGTAATGTCATACTCATCTAGTTGGATCTATCAGTGGTGCTAATACCGCTTTTATTCACATGggggggcgccagaatcaacaaagaaAATCACGGTCCTTGTAGGTGCTATAACTCTTCTGTGCtctctttagtttatttaattcATCTTTTTGTAATTACAGGTAAACACCATTGGATTTACTTTGGGAGACAAAGCTGACGGTCCGTTCCAGCTGGAGATTGATTTCATAGGCGTCTCCAAAGACTACGCACACACTGAGGAGTTTGCTTATGAGCTGTACAAGAGGAATCCTGAAGTTTGAGATGCAGTTTGGAGATGAACTGTATACTGAAACTGCCATCCATGTATCTGGTAATGTTGTAAGATACTGTACATCTGGATTCTAGTACTATTTCTAGTACTTTATTCTTAAACTCAGACATTTCTTATCTGCAGAATTTGGCTAAAAGCCCTGAGTCAGAATGTTTCTGGTCTTACAACAAGCAAATATGCTTAATTCAGGACTTGTTGAAGGAGATAAAATACAACTGCAGCTGATGGCATCTATGACCTTCTAATAACAGGACATTAACTGAGAACGTGTGCTCCTTCACAACAAAATCAAGTTGTTTATTCTGCTCCAAGTCTAACACGCCTTCCTCCCAACAAATAATGTAAATCAACCAGATgttaatcaacaataaaaaatattcttcaTGTGAATAATCAGTTTGTGGTGGGTAGACTTAATCAAATCGTGATTGCACACAAATGTTCATACTTAGTATTTTGGAAAGCTGCAATAAAACGTAGAACAGACAAGGAAGTATTTTGCATCAATGTCTTTTTATCTTTGTCTTCactaaaaaagtaaaaacatcaaCTTTAAGAACAAAAGTACCAATATAGAAAGCTGCAAAAAAGGAAATCCATTCTCTACTCATGAAATTACATAAATGGCTATATCGGAGCTATAAAGTGTAATGCACAAGTCAAATCTAAAAACACTGCGTATTAGGGTGGATAGAAGCAGAAAATGCGAGCTTGTCTAATTTCCCAACAGTACGCTAAAAATGACAGGAAATATTTACACTGAAACAACAGGCTGTACAAACGACCATCACAAGTACGACTCTTTTACATCATGACGAGGCCTCTTCTTGCCCCGAGCGCACTCTCCTTTTTCTGCTTCCGgccttctgtgtgttttgctcttCTATCCTCCCTAAAATAAGATACAAAAACATCCATAAGAGACTGATGTTGAGGGAGAGAACTATTACAGGAGACGAATGTGTATATGCCAGTGTGTGCTGTAATTTTAGACGTACCGTGTCTGGACTTTGTgctgtttgtaatttttctgaTGCGAGTTTGAGATCAGCGACTTGTTTCCCGCTGTGTTTTCTTTGGGCTCCTCAAACGGCTTCAGCTTACctatttaaaaaggaaaaaacaaaacaaaaacatcacatattTGTCTGTCAACTGATACTGTATTTCCACGATgcagagaaattaaaaagtgattttgTACCTGTATGAGGCTTGTAGCCGAGCGGACGAGAGAGACTCGCCTTCAGATCAAAGTTCGGCTTCTTGTTTGTTCCAGGGGTTTTTGAGACACTCGTGTTGCCCGTGAAAACGAATGTTCC
It contains:
- the rtf1 gene encoding RNA polymerase-associated protein RTF1 homolog — protein: MVNVKKRKGRVVIDSDSEDSASDDNLDQELLSLAKRKRVDSGEQEEPVSKPAASTDSETSDSDDEWTVGGTKGKKKVKQGKGSEKKNATKKKVNKATASGSSDGDSSAESSAPEEGEVSDSESNSSSSSSDSDSSEDEVFRDGYDDDLMGDAEDRARLEQMTEKEREQELFNRIEKREVLKRRFEIKKKLKTAKKKEKEEKKKKQEEEQEKRKLSQVQDTQVVMSHNKERRSKRDEKLDKKSQAMEELKAEREKKKNKTAELLAKRQPLKTSEVYSDDEEEEEEDDDKSSVKSDRSSRSSSYDDDEKEETPPKSQPVSLPDELNRVRLSRHKLERWCHMPFFAKTVTGCFVRIGIGNNSSKPVYRVAEIVDVVETAKVYQLGSTRTNKGLQLRHGGDTRVFRLEFVSNQEFTESEFMKWKEAMIVASMQVPTLDEITKKEQSIKEALNYKFNDKDIEDIVKEKDRFRKAPPNYAMKKTQLLKDKAMAEESGDGDKAKVIQDELNELEERAEALDRQRTKNISAISYINQRNRSWNIVESEKALVAEGQNAKNQQMDPFTRRQCKPTMVSNARDPSVHAAILAHLNQKYGSGSAGDPSGGDKNKLGQPNPKDKDVPKPTTDLSEDLFKVHDFDVKIDLQVPNAEAKSLSVSSNALPVKDGAPRRSLNLEDYKKRRGLI
- the ndufaf1 gene encoding complex I intermediate-associated protein 30, mitochondrial, translating into MSLPKITRLPSARLLGSIQHHCQQLLLPSITPVTVPRRAMIQGQYRRPGEPKEDKFPWQKINFSLSKGLEGIKRNFALLKKEFSDRWVGPEGKPFHEHMLEQTRVIWEFRGPECLEQWTVSSDREIGGQSEAYLKLGRNNNTLFLYGSLNSTPPRDGETRYSGYCTMRSKQALASFDRKKHYDWTNFNTLHLRVRGDGRPWMINVAAETYFSHMKDDIYSYFLYTRGGPYWQDVKIPFSKFFLTHRGRIQDDQHPLWLDKVNTIGFTLGDKADGPFQLEIDFIGVSKDYAHTEEFAYELYKRNPEV